Proteins from a single region of Ensifer adhaerens:
- a CDS encoding TCR/Tet family MFS transporter, whose protein sequence is MRDEKFVRRGLFLVFMILFLDIIGIAIIVPVLPTYLEELTGSDISEAAIDGGWLLLVYAAMQFLFAPLIGNLSDRFGRRPVLLASVFTFALDNLICALATSYWMLFIGRVLAGISGASFGTASAYIADISHDGNRAKNFGLIGIAFGTGFALGPVLGGLLGELGPRVPFYGAATLSFVNFILGVFLLPETLDRANRRRFEWKRANPLGALKQMRNYPGIGWVGLVFFLFWLAHSVYPAVWSFVSNYRYGWSEGQIGLSLGIFGIGGAFVMAVILPRVVPRLGEWRTAVLGLTFTTLGAIGYAGAWQGWMIYAVIIATALESLADPPLRSIAAAHVAPSAQGELQGALTSIGSITTIIGPLIFTQAFGYFTSPSAPIAFAGAPYALASCFLVGALIVFLLKIPRNRAVGPQGLAAVEPTAVAAAEEVEEVERPRMHGN, encoded by the coding sequence ATGCGCGACGAGAAGTTTGTGCGACGCGGCCTGTTCCTCGTCTTCATGATCCTGTTTCTGGATATTATCGGCATCGCGATCATCGTTCCGGTGCTGCCGACCTATCTCGAGGAATTGACCGGATCCGACATCAGCGAAGCGGCGATCGACGGTGGTTGGCTGCTGCTTGTCTATGCGGCGATGCAGTTTCTCTTCGCGCCGCTGATCGGCAATCTCAGCGACCGATTCGGCCGCCGTCCGGTGCTGCTCGCATCCGTCTTCACCTTCGCGCTCGACAATCTGATCTGCGCGCTCGCCACCAGCTACTGGATGCTGTTCATCGGTCGCGTTCTTGCCGGCATCAGCGGGGCGAGCTTCGGCACGGCATCGGCCTATATCGCCGACATCAGCCATGACGGAAACCGCGCCAAGAACTTTGGGCTGATCGGCATCGCCTTCGGGACGGGCTTTGCGCTCGGGCCGGTGCTTGGTGGTCTGCTCGGCGAATTGGGTCCACGCGTGCCGTTCTACGGCGCCGCGACGCTCTCCTTCGTCAACTTCATCCTCGGTGTGTTTCTGCTGCCGGAGACGCTGGATCGCGCCAACCGCCGTCGCTTCGAGTGGAAACGCGCCAATCCGCTCGGCGCCCTCAAGCAGATGCGCAACTACCCAGGCATCGGCTGGGTCGGGCTCGTATTCTTTCTCTTCTGGCTCGCCCACTCCGTCTATCCGGCAGTCTGGTCCTTCGTATCCAATTACCGTTATGGCTGGAGCGAGGGACAGATCGGGCTATCGCTCGGCATTTTCGGCATCGGCGGCGCATTCGTCATGGCGGTCATCCTGCCGCGCGTCGTGCCACGGCTTGGCGAGTGGCGAACGGCCGTGCTGGGACTGACCTTCACCACCCTCGGCGCCATTGGCTATGCCGGTGCCTGGCAGGGGTGGATGATCTATGCAGTGATCATCGCTACCGCGCTTGAAAGCCTTGCCGATCCGCCATTGCGCAGCATCGCCGCCGCCCACGTGGCGCCCTCGGCGCAGGGAGAGCTTCAGGGCGCGCTGACCAGCATCGGTAGCATCACCACGATCATCGGCCCGCTGATCTTCACCCAGGCGTTCGGCTACTTCACCAGCCCTAGCGCTCCGATCGCCTTCGCCGGTGCACCCTATGCACTGGCAAGTTGCTTTCTCGTGGGCGCGCTCATCGTCTTTCTGTTGAAGATACCCAGAAACAGGGCGGTCGGACCACAAGGGCTGGCGGCTGTCGAGCCTACCGCGGTTGCGGCGGCGGAAGAGGTCGAAGAGGTCGAGCGGCCACGAATGCACGGAAATTGA